In one window of Thalassotalea agarivorans DNA:
- the sixA gene encoding phosphohistidine phosphatase SixA, whose protein sequence is MRLFIMRHGQAEAESIDKPDAQRVLTEQGKLEAKVMGSWLAKHQPALDFVIASPYIRAQQTADIVLNQQQGVPSRETSSLITPSGNASNVHDYLDGLLAIEKWQSIALFSHMPIVSYLTAELTDGNNTPIFQTAAIAVIDYDMKKMKGQLLELIAPNDLC, encoded by the coding sequence ATGCGCCTGTTTATTATGCGCCATGGGCAAGCAGAAGCCGAATCTATCGACAAACCCGATGCGCAAAGAGTGTTAACAGAGCAAGGTAAGCTTGAAGCAAAAGTTATGGGTAGTTGGTTGGCAAAGCATCAGCCTGCATTAGATTTCGTTATCGCAAGTCCATACATCAGAGCGCAGCAAACCGCTGATATAGTGCTGAACCAGCAACAAGGTGTTCCTTCGCGAGAAACCTCTTCACTCATTACCCCTTCTGGCAATGCAAGCAATGTGCATGATTATCTAGATGGTTTACTGGCGATTGAAAAATGGCAAAGTATTGCTTTGTTTTCACACATGCCAATCGTGAGCTATTTAACCGCAGAACTTACCGATGGAAACAATACCCCTATATTCCAAACTGCAGCGATTGCGGTGATTGACTATGACATGAAGAAAATGAAGGGACAGTTACTGGAGCTAATCGCACCAAACGACTTGTGCTAA
- a CDS encoding MFS transporter, whose translation MRSAKPSLYVALAGNYFWYFAVIGLMAPFLAVYLNALGFTSVEIGELLAFVMATKIIGPPIWAVLSDKTGQQASIIRLGALLSLVFCIPLYFSQGYWAVAVCFTMYSFFWNAVMPQLEAMTVASVRKKAKIYARIRSWGSLGFIIFAIISGEILDLFGDESYLHLTLFISFCLFLFTLLLRQPKRAQRQQAQSSPIKAQILQPNFMIFFVVGLLLQASFGPFNGFFALFLKDLGYAGYEIGLLIAVGAIAEIFIFIIAGLIFKGFHIHHLFTFILIVTAMRWYFTGHFAEHAWVLVACQISHCLSYGLYHACAMQFINHHFKHDQQNRGQALYIAGVFGIGGALGVYLTGLVWQQGEGATLSFDIATGFVLVAFLLSLLMKPISLGTASKD comes from the coding sequence ATGAGATCCGCAAAACCGTCCTTATATGTCGCGTTAGCGGGTAATTACTTTTGGTATTTTGCCGTCATTGGTTTGATGGCTCCTTTTCTTGCTGTTTATTTAAATGCGCTAGGTTTCACCTCAGTGGAAATCGGTGAATTACTGGCATTTGTGATGGCAACAAAAATCATCGGCCCACCTATCTGGGCGGTACTTTCAGACAAAACAGGTCAGCAGGCGTCCATCATTCGACTGGGCGCATTATTATCGCTTGTGTTTTGCATTCCGCTTTATTTTAGCCAAGGTTATTGGGCTGTTGCAGTTTGCTTTACCATGTACAGCTTCTTTTGGAATGCCGTCATGCCGCAATTAGAAGCGATGACTGTTGCTTCCGTTCGCAAGAAGGCCAAGATTTACGCGCGCATTAGAAGCTGGGGTAGTTTAGGTTTCATTATTTTTGCCATTATCTCGGGCGAAATTCTCGATCTATTTGGTGATGAAAGCTACCTACATTTAACCTTATTTATCTCTTTTTGTTTGTTTCTGTTTACCTTGTTGCTGCGACAACCGAAACGAGCACAGCGACAACAAGCGCAGTCTTCGCCAATCAAGGCTCAAATTCTACAACCTAATTTTATGATCTTCTTCGTTGTTGGTTTGTTGTTGCAAGCAAGCTTTGGCCCGTTTAATGGTTTCTTTGCGTTGTTTCTAAAAGACCTTGGCTATGCGGGTTACGAAATTGGTTTGCTGATCGCGGTAGGTGCGATTGCTGAAATCTTTATTTTTATTATTGCCGGCTTGATATTTAAAGGCTTTCATATTCATCATTTGTTTACCTTTATTTTGATTGTTACAGCAATGCGTTGGTACTTTACGGGGCATTTCGCTGAACATGCATGGGTACTGGTTGCTTGCCAAATTAGTCACTGTCTTTCGTATGGCCTTTATCATGCTTGCGCTATGCAATTCATTAATCATCATTTCAAACATGATCAGCAAAACAGAGGGCAAGCGTTATACATCGCTGGTGTCTTTGGTATTGGTGGTGCTTTAGGTGTTTATCTTACAGGTTTAGTTTGGCAACAAGGTGAAGGTGCGACGCTCAGTTTTGATATCGCCACCGGCTTTGTATTAGTTGCTTTTCTGCTGTCTCTGTTGATGAAACCAATTTCACTAGGAACAGCCTCAAAAGATTAA
- the aroC gene encoding chorismate synthase: MSGNTIGKLFTVTTFGESHGAGLGAIVDGCPPGISLTEEDLQHDLDRRKPGTSRYTTARREADKVRIVSGVFEGKTTGTPIGLLIENTDQRSKDYGNIAQSFRPGHADYTYTHKYGFRDYRGGGRSSARETAMRVAAGAIAKKYLKESFGVSFKGCVTQIGPIEAEQFDWEQVPHNPFFFPDTTKLDALDEFLRGIIKQKDSIGAKVMVVAEGVPVGLGEPVFDRLDADLAHSLMSINAVKGIEIGDGFAVVNQKGSEHRDEITPEGFLSNHAGGVLGGISSGQPIVAYLALKPTSSIGISGKTIDSDGNPTDIITKGRHDPCVGIRAVPIAEAMMAITLLDHLMRHRAQNTGVECNTPIVE; this comes from the coding sequence ATGTCTGGAAATACAATAGGAAAGTTGTTTACGGTTACAACGTTTGGCGAAAGTCATGGTGCGGGTTTGGGCGCCATTGTAGATGGTTGCCCTCCGGGTATCAGCTTAACGGAAGAAGATTTACAGCACGACTTGGATCGCAGAAAGCCTGGTACGTCTCGCTATACCACGGCACGCCGGGAAGCAGATAAAGTTCGTATTGTTTCTGGTGTCTTTGAAGGTAAAACTACCGGGACACCTATTGGTCTTCTGATAGAAAATACAGACCAACGCTCTAAGGACTATGGCAACATTGCTCAAAGCTTTAGACCTGGTCATGCTGATTATACTTATACCCACAAATACGGCTTTCGTGATTATCGCGGCGGCGGTCGCTCTTCAGCGCGTGAAACAGCAATGCGCGTTGCTGCAGGTGCCATTGCTAAAAAATATTTAAAAGAATCTTTTGGTGTGTCTTTTAAAGGCTGTGTCACGCAAATAGGCCCAATTGAAGCAGAACAATTTGATTGGGAACAAGTGCCTCACAATCCATTTTTCTTCCCTGATACCACTAAATTGGATGCGTTAGACGAGTTCCTGCGCGGTATCATCAAACAAAAAGACTCCATTGGTGCCAAGGTGATGGTGGTTGCAGAAGGCGTTCCTGTAGGATTAGGAGAGCCAGTGTTTGATCGTTTAGACGCGGATTTAGCACATAGCTTGATGAGTATTAATGCTGTTAAAGGTATCGAGATAGGTGATGGATTTGCAGTGGTTAATCAAAAAGGCTCAGAGCATAGAGATGAAATTACGCCTGAGGGATTTTTGTCTAATCATGCCGGTGGCGTGTTAGGCGGAATATCTTCTGGTCAACCTATTGTCGCGTATCTCGCGCTTAAACCAACTTCCTCAATTGGTATTAGCGGCAAGACCATAGATAGCGATGGTAATCCGACCGATATTATTACCAAGGGTCGCCACGATCCGTGTGTAGGTATTCGCGCTGTACCGATTGCAGAAGCGATGATGGCTATAACTTTGTTGGATCATTTGATGCGACATCGCGCACAGAATACTGGCGTAGAATGTAACACGCCTATTGTTGAGTAA
- the prmB gene encoding 50S ribosomal protein L3 N(5)-glutamine methyltransferase → MSSSNIQSQLLTILDMVRYGASQFNQADLFFGHGTDNAWDEAVSLTMFALHLERDLFERAKMATLLEEEKASVLALFEQRVTSHKPAAYLINQAQFAGLSFYVDERVLVPRSPIAELIHNKFSPEFNQDRAPHRILDLCTGSGCIAIACAYAFPLAEVDAVDISIDALDVAQINIEGHGLEAQVIPIQSDVFSNLDGFKYDLIVTNPPYVDQEDVESLPDEYLHEPEIGLGSGSDGLDITRKILAQAAEHLNDDGVLICEVGNSQIHVESAYPEVTFTWLTFEHGGHGVFKLTKAELDKYQDIFNQRIVKEA, encoded by the coding sequence GTGTCATCATCGAATATTCAATCTCAATTACTTACAATCCTTGATATGGTGCGCTATGGTGCGTCTCAGTTCAATCAAGCTGACTTATTTTTTGGTCACGGCACGGATAACGCGTGGGATGAAGCGGTAAGTTTAACTATGTTTGCATTGCATCTTGAGCGCGATTTGTTTGAGCGTGCGAAAATGGCGACATTGCTTGAAGAAGAGAAGGCAAGTGTTTTGGCATTATTTGAACAGCGTGTAACGTCGCACAAGCCAGCAGCTTACCTGATTAATCAAGCACAATTTGCTGGTTTAAGCTTTTATGTCGATGAACGCGTACTTGTGCCGCGCTCTCCAATCGCAGAGTTAATACACAACAAATTTTCACCTGAATTTAATCAAGATAGAGCGCCACATCGTATTTTAGATTTATGTACAGGTAGCGGCTGTATTGCCATTGCATGTGCTTATGCGTTTCCTCTAGCAGAGGTTGATGCTGTTGATATATCTATAGACGCTCTTGATGTTGCGCAAATCAATATCGAGGGGCATGGTCTAGAGGCACAAGTTATTCCAATTCAATCTGATGTTTTTTCTAACCTAGACGGTTTTAAATATGATTTAATTGTGACTAATCCGCCGTATGTCGATCAGGAAGACGTAGAAAGCTTGCCTGATGAATATCTTCACGAACCTGAAATAGGTTTAGGCAGCGGCAGCGATGGCTTAGATATAACACGCAAAATTTTAGCGCAGGCTGCTGAGCACCTTAACGACGATGGGGTACTTATATGTGAAGTGGGTAATTCTCAAATCCATGTAGAGTCCGCTTACCCCGAAGTAACATTTACTTGGTTGACGTTTGAACATGGCGGTCACGGCGTATTTAAGCTGACAAAAGCAGAGCTTGATAAGTATCAAGATATTTTTAATCAACGAATAGTAAAAGAAGCATAA
- the smrB gene encoding endonuclease SmrB, with protein MKFKDLLSEQEKQLFKDATSGTKPLVQDKIHPVKSSRKHPLATKNHTKKKQIASFHFSDEYEPALNDSGPTKYVRDDVDSFEAKNLRRGIYHPDLILDLHGLDQQTSKAEIAALLHACQKEHAKCVCIVHGLGSRILKNKVPHWLVQHPDVMAFHQAPLEYGGDGALLVLVDIHDKDGKL; from the coding sequence ATGAAATTTAAAGATTTGCTGAGTGAGCAAGAAAAACAACTGTTTAAAGACGCTACTAGCGGCACAAAGCCGTTAGTGCAAGACAAGATACACCCTGTGAAATCTTCTCGCAAGCACCCATTAGCCACTAAAAACCATACTAAAAAGAAACAAATTGCCAGCTTTCACTTTTCTGACGAATACGAACCAGCTTTAAACGACTCCGGTCCCACAAAATATGTGCGTGACGACGTTGATAGTTTTGAGGCAAAAAATTTACGCCGTGGCATATATCACCCAGATTTGATTCTGGATTTACATGGTCTTGATCAGCAAACATCAAAAGCAGAGATTGCGGCCTTATTGCATGCATGCCAAAAAGAGCATGCTAAATGTGTGTGTATCGTGCACGGTTTAGGCAGCAGAATCTTAAAAAACAAAGTACCGCATTGGTTAGTTCAGCATCCCGATGTGATGGCATTCCACCAAGCCCCCCTAGAGTACGGTGGTGATGGTGCTTTGCTTGTATTAGTTGATATCCACGATAAAGATGGCAAGCTTTAG
- a CDS encoding collagenase, which yields MKQLFLVGICALLTACKDAPTSKQEDNANTTCIEAYPATAQYLLSLEHKGWNSCFNHQSEGLIDSVTAAIIAESQQQSVSQDLDDLLYYLRAHSYYVDTDELTKAQRAQLSSAIDAVTTRADFYHQNDSARRLQEHVLVTLYRYFATDDGANVVSEHVSTLVTLLAQFNGVDVSTLSKQGQYTLWELYRTLGFVSFEARDQSELKEKIMGDEENSTALMNAIDKHMHSLTTNDWPLTHTLWLAASQHYIANEAQQTALDKKVSEYLFNHANLSDLEQRELFSQHYLVNSYRYHEQCETDFKGQCEIPTIDEFLPVNHTCSDTLFIRATQMTAEQLEQSCTVLTSQERFFHDTLATGRVPTADDQNTKLRVVIFDNYSEYNRWGQLFFNIGTDNGGMYIEGDPAKEGNQATYYAFEAFWKQPAFSVWNLNHEYVHYLDGRFVKYGTFGHFPSHLVWWSEGIAEYISKQNANKRSFALLRKKEEGQWPTLKDIFATSYNDGADRVYRWSYQAIRYLAENYLEQLQALGHALKDNDFERYARLLDTLASEHQADFRAWQTSHKPAETEAVKTPDEYTPTYMWRYMYRAYLMPASLEINDRHKHFENWG from the coding sequence ATGAAGCAACTATTTTTAGTTGGGATATGTGCATTATTGACCGCATGTAAAGACGCGCCCACAAGTAAACAAGAAGATAACGCGAATACCACATGTATTGAGGCGTATCCCGCAACAGCACAATACCTTTTATCATTGGAACACAAGGGTTGGAATAGCTGCTTCAATCATCAGAGTGAAGGGTTAATTGACTCTGTCACAGCTGCAATAATTGCTGAGTCTCAGCAACAAAGCGTCTCACAGGATTTAGACGATTTATTGTATTATCTGCGAGCACACTCATATTATGTTGATACAGACGAGTTAACCAAAGCGCAACGAGCGCAATTGTCTAGCGCGATAGATGCGGTTACAACAAGAGCTGATTTTTATCACCAAAACGATAGTGCGAGGCGGTTACAAGAACACGTACTCGTAACGCTTTATCGCTATTTTGCTACAGACGACGGCGCCAATGTTGTTAGCGAACACGTATCTACACTTGTTACATTGCTGGCACAGTTTAATGGTGTCGATGTAAGTACTTTATCCAAACAAGGTCAATACACGTTGTGGGAGCTTTATCGCACATTGGGCTTTGTTTCATTTGAAGCGCGCGACCAAAGCGAACTTAAAGAAAAAATAATGGGTGATGAGGAAAATTCGACGGCGCTGATGAATGCTATCGATAAGCACATGCACTCCCTTACCACTAATGATTGGCCTTTAACGCACACCTTGTGGCTAGCAGCTTCGCAGCATTATATAGCCAATGAGGCGCAGCAAACCGCGCTGGACAAAAAGGTAAGTGAGTACTTGTTTAATCATGCTAACCTTTCAGACTTAGAACAGCGTGAACTTTTTTCCCAGCATTACCTCGTTAATTCTTATCGCTACCATGAGCAATGTGAAACTGATTTTAAAGGTCAATGTGAGATCCCAACAATTGATGAGTTTTTACCGGTAAACCATACCTGTTCAGACACCTTGTTTATTCGTGCGACGCAAATGACTGCGGAGCAACTAGAACAATCTTGCACAGTACTTACCTCTCAAGAGCGTTTCTTTCATGATACGCTTGCCACGGGTAGGGTACCCACGGCAGATGATCAAAATACAAAGTTGCGTGTCGTAATCTTTGATAATTACAGTGAATACAATCGATGGGGCCAACTCTTTTTTAATATAGGCACTGACAATGGCGGTATGTATATTGAAGGTGATCCTGCAAAAGAAGGTAACCAAGCAACATATTATGCATTTGAGGCCTTCTGGAAGCAACCTGCTTTTAGTGTGTGGAACCTCAATCATGAGTATGTTCATTACTTAGATGGCCGCTTCGTAAAGTACGGTACCTTTGGGCATTTTCCGAGCCATTTAGTGTGGTGGTCAGAAGGCATTGCCGAGTATATTTCTAAACAAAATGCCAATAAACGTAGCTTTGCCTTACTCAGGAAAAAAGAGGAAGGGCAGTGGCCGACATTGAAAGATATTTTTGCGACGTCATACAATGATGGTGCAGACCGCGTTTATCGTTGGAGCTACCAGGCAATCCGTTATCTTGCTGAAAATTATTTAGAGCAGCTTCAAGCATTAGGACACGCGCTTAAAGATAACGATTTTGAGCGATACGCGAGGTTGCTCGATACATTAGCAAGTGAGCACCAAGCAGACTTTCGCGCTTGGCAAACATCTCATAAACCAGCCGAAACAGAAGCCGTTAAAACGCCAGATGAATATACGCCCACTTATATGTGGCGTTATATGTATCGCGCCTATCTGATGCCGGCGTCACTAGAGATAAATGACAGGCACAAACATTTTGAAAATTGGGGCTAA